In Gadus macrocephalus chromosome 4, ASM3116895v1, the following proteins share a genomic window:
- the LOC132455538 gene encoding uncharacterized protein LOC132455538 gives MVIPKGMKTDILDTLADSMSKISPYPERQHYENVAKALVEKHPSLKEPGSGKGWYGWFHSLKFKLGNYRQKLSAAGCPEVRVNKRIGEDAKGSRVKKSKKGEVHYCPDPPEGLSAEDMEGKRRMIEVEMLKKDLDHQRIEELMSATFSKRRKEIVGDQPLIGDVMTRWPAMFCERQVRAEFKRIVNTDLLESFLNGLDDLVPRLLEVYEAVTKSGKKPALKAILDCVKKDNTNERRRTAALLGLPHYLSEDPSDIIRMCDAHGESLAAAMKGMQLGLLIGYEGDNQDAFPEVFDVAVVVEENIVLHNFKDVPSSFTMLLGIIYCVNLEYPRAMKYSFEFLQRVLMKIKPDEASARVHGVRNKLLRYKL, from the exons ATGGTGATTCCTAAAGGTATGAAAACCGATATCCTGGACACACTTGCAGACAGCATGTCAAAGATTAGTCCTTATCCTGAGAGGCAACACTACGAGAATGTTGCAAAAGCGCTTGTGGAGAAGCATCCCAGTCTCAAAGAGCCAGGTTCTGGAAAGGGTTGGTACGGCTGGTTCCACAGCCTGAAGTTTAAGCTCGGAAACTATCGGCAGAAGTTAAGTGCAGCTGGATGCCCAGAGGTGAGAGTCAACAAAAGAATAGGAGAAGATGCCAAGGGATCACGTGTGAAGAAGTCAAAGAAGGGCGAGGTCCACTACTGTCCAGATCCCCCTGAAGGACTGAGTGCTGAAGACATGGAAGGGAAGCGGAGGATGATTGAG GTGGAAATGCTGAAAAAGGACCTGGATCATCAACGGATAGAGGAGCTGATGTCTGCCACATTCTCCAAGCGCAGAAAGGAAATCGTAGGGGATCAACCTCTCATCGGGGATGTCATGACCAGATGGCCGGCCATGTTCTGTGAGAGACAG GTTCGGGCGGAGTTCAAAAGAATCGTAAACACAGACCTTCTTGAGTCATTCCTCAACGGACTTGATGACCTGGTACCAAGACTGCTTGAAGTGTACGAAGCTGTGACCAAGTCGGGGAAGAAGCCTGCACTGAAAGCCATTTTAGACTGTGTGAAGAAAGAT AACACAAACGAAAGGAGAAGGACTGCTGCTCTACTGGGTCTGCCACACTACCTATCCGAAGACCCATCCGACATCATTAGGATGTGTGAT GCCCATGGTGAGAGTCTGGCTGCAGCCATGAAGGGGATGCAACTTGGCCTACTGATAGGCTATGAAGGTGACAACCAGGATGCCTTTCCAGAGGTCTTCGATGTGGCAGTTGTGGTTGAAGAAAACATTGTGCTACACAACTTCAAGGATGTGCCATCCAGCTTCACCATGCTTCTGGGGATCATCTACTGCGTTAACCTTGAGTATCCACGAGCCATGAAGTATTCCTTTGAGTTCCTGCAGAGGGTACTGATGAAGATCAAACCAGATGAGGCCTCTGCCAGAGTCCACGGTGTCCGAAACAAGCTCCTGAGGTATAAACTGTAA